A single Lactuca sativa cultivar Salinas chromosome 8, Lsat_Salinas_v11, whole genome shotgun sequence DNA region contains:
- the LOC111884891 gene encoding G-type lectin S-receptor-like serine/threonine-protein kinase At2g19130: protein MSFTNSSLMGFLLLLSFSLIVSLSSGADTITANQSISGDQTISSKDENFELGFFKAGNSSNYYIGIWYKKVTTRTIAWVANRETPVSDRFTSELKIIEGNLVLLNESKSPIWSTGLNSSSSSSSSSSNSNSVIAVLLDDGNFVLRNGSNSTEPIWQSFDFPANTWLPGARISYNNITGRKQLLTSWKSMEDPAEGLFSLELDPIEKQYLIKWNRTTQYWTSGPWNGRIFSGVPEMRSNYIYNFSYVSNINESYFTYSLYNPSIISRFVMDVSGQIRQLSWLNATQQWNLFWSQPRTQCEVYDFCGAFGSCRQSGLPFCNCLTGFNPRSQSDWDLSDFSGGCVRKTVVQCGRTSEKYGFLEISSSIARKPPNSTSLPLSSSSECKNTCLNSCSCNAYSYENNACSIWNGELLDLTENSNEVMIYVKVASKDLPSNKKNNAVIIGGVVGSIVVVVFILGLVLFLIYRRKMKNPGKTSVEGSLISFVYRDLQTATKNFSEKLGGGGFGSVFKGTLSADNSDVAVKKLESVSQGEKQFRTEVSTIGTIQHVNLVRLRGFCSEGSYKLLVYDYMPNGSLDAHLFKDEKCLNWKTRFQIALGIARGLVYLHEKCRDCIIHCDIKPENILLDNDLCPKVADFGLAKLVGRDFSRVLTTMRGTRGYLAPEWLSGVAITMKADVYSYGMMVFELVSGVRNSEHSRKFFPMHAANVLIGGHDDVLGLLDPKLNGEANVEEVMKLCKVACWCIQDDEESRPAMSQVEQILEGVLDVNMPPMPRSLQLFVDNEGNDVVFYTESSSSQTSQAQSNPSSGVSQAKSDSSS, encoded by the coding sequence ATGTCCTTCACAAACAGTTCGTTAATGGGGTTTCTGCTattactctctttctctctcatcgtTTCTCTGTCATCTGGAGCCGACACAATCACTGCAAATCAATCTATTTCCGGCGATCAAACAATCAGCTCGAaagatgaaaattttgaattGGGGTTCTTCAAAGCAGGTAATTCTTCAAACTATTACATAGGTATATGGTACAAAAAAGTTACCACAAGAACTATCGCTTGGGTAGCAAACAGAGAAACACCTGTTTCCGATAGATTCACATCTGAATTGAAAATCATTGAAGGTAACTTAGTTTTGTTAAACGAGTCAAAATCCCCAATTTGGTCAACAGGACTcaattcttcttcctcttcttcttcttcttcttccaattcGAATTCTGTAATTGCTGTTCTTCTCGATGATGGAAACTTCGTATTGCGAAATGGGTCAAACTCAACTGAACCCATTTGGCAAAGCTTCGATTTTCCAGCTAATACTTGGTTACCTGGTGCTAGAATCTCGTACAATAACATAACAGGAAGAAAACAGCTTTTAACTTCATGGAAAAGCATGGAAGATCCAGCAGAAGGATTGTTTTCTTTAGAGCTTGATCCAATTGAGAAGCAGTATTTGATTAAATGGAACAGAACAACACAATATTGGACGAGTGGACCATGGAATGGCCGAATCTTTAGCGGAGTTCCTGAAATGAGATCGAATTACATCTACAATTTCAGCTACGTTTCAAACATAAACGAAAGTTATTTCACTTACTCTTTGTATAACCCTTCAATCATATCAAGATTCGTAATGGATGTTTCTGGTCAAATTAGGCAATTATCATGGCTAAACGCAACCCAACAATGGAATCTCTTTTGGTCTCAACCAAGAACACAATGTGAAGTTTACGACTTTTGTGGCGCATTTGGATCATGTAGACAAAGTGGTTTACCATTTTGCAATTGCTTAACAGGTTTCAATCCCCGATCACAATCCGATTGGGATCTGAGCGATTTTTCAGGTGGGTGTGTGAGAAAAACAGTCGTACAATGCGGAAGAACATCAGAAAAATACGGGTTTCTCGAAATTTCATCTTCAATCGCTCGAAAGCCACCGAATTCGACTTCTTTACCTCTTTCAAGCTCATCCGAATGCAAGAACACATGTTTGAATAGCTGTTCTTGTAACGCATACTCTTATGAGAACAACGCATGTTCGATTTGGAATGGAGAACTCTTGGATCTTACAGAAAATAGCAACGAGGTGATGATTTATGTCAAAGTCGCTTCGAAAGATCTTCCTAGTAACAAGAAAAACAATGCGGTTATCATCGGTGGGGTTGTTGGGTCTATTGTAGTTGTTGTCTTTATCTtgggtttggttttatttttaatttatagaagaaaaatgaaaaatcccGGGAAAACATCGGTTGAGGGGTCGTTGATTTCGTTTGTGTATCGGGATTTACAAACCGCAACAAAAAATTTCTCGGAAAAACTCGGAGGTGGTGGATTTGGTTCGGTTTTTAAAGGTACACTGTCTGCAGATAACAGTGACGTGGCAGTCAAAAAGCTGGAAAGTGTTAGTCAAGGAGAAAAGCAGTTTAGAACCGAAGTGAGTACAATCGGGACAATTCAACATGTGAATCTTGTACGTCTTCGTGGGTTTTGTTCGGAAGGTAGTTATAAACTATTGGTCTACGATTACATGCCAAATGGATCTCTAGACGCGCATCTTTTTAAAGACGAAAAGTGTCTTAATTGGAAAACAAGGTTTCAAATTGCTCTAGGAATAGCTCGAGGGTTGGTTTATCTTCATGAGAAATGTCGCGATTGTATCATTCATTGTGATATAAAACCCGAAAACATTCTTTTAGACAATGATTTGTGTCCAAAAGTTGCGGATTTTGGTCTTGCGAAGCTTGTGGGGAGGGATTTTAGTAGGGTTTTGACAACAATGAGGGGGACACGAGGGTATTTAGCACCCGAATGGTTATCGGGAGTTGCCATTACAATGAAAGCGGATGTTTATAGCTATGGAATGATGGTTTTTGAGTTGGTAAGTGGGGTGCGTAATTCGGAACATTCTAGAAAGTTTTTTCCCATGCATGCGGCGAATGTTCTTATAGGGGGTCATGATGATGTTCTTGGATTATTAGATCCTAAATTGAATGGGGAAGCGAAtgttgaagaagttatgaaacttTGTAAAGTTGCTTGTTGGTGTATACAAGATGATGAAGAAAGTCGTCCTGCAATGAGTCAAGTTGAACAAATTCTTGAAGGGGTTTTGGATGTGAATATGCCTCCGATGCCTCGATCTTTACAATTGTTTGTTGATAATGAAGGTAATGATGTTGTTTTCTACACCGAGTCATCTTCGAGTCAGACTTCTCAAGCTCAAAGCAATCCCTCGAGTGGTGTTTCTCAGGCTAAGAGTGATTCCTCATCTTGA